From the genome of Desulfurella sp.:
ATTCACCTTCACTATTTAATGCATTTAATATCTGTCAAAGGCAAGCCTGGCTTATGTCAAGACATTTGGATGCAGACCAAAGCAATGAATTTTTAGAAATTGGCAGATTAATTGATA
Proteins encoded in this window:
- a CDS encoding Dna2/Cas4 domain-containing protein, with product MGSISLNLKLYSPSLFNAFNICQRQAWLMSRHLDADQSNEFLEIGRLIDKTSFKKREKEDLYCRS